The Kribbella sp. NBC_00662 nucleotide sequence GGAGGAGGTCGAGGAGTTCAGGGTCGAGGTCTGCCAGTGGGCGGGAGACGCTGCGAGCGAGGAACGCGTCGTACGTGCCCTGCCAGCGCAGCGTTCCGTGGACGAGCTCGGTGCAGAAGGCGGCGTCCCGACCCGACAGGCGTGCGTCGCGGAGCGCCTTGTTGAGGGCGAGGTTCGCGTACGCGCCCTCTGCCGTCACCTGCCGGATGACCTGGAACGCGACCACCCGCACCCGATCCGGCCGGACCTGCGGCGCGCGATTACGAGGCGAACGATCGCTCACGCGGGGGGACCCAGCCGATCGTCATCAGTCAGGCGGATACCGCGGGCCCAGTCGGCGGCGGCCATCGGCTTCTTGCCCTGCGGCTGGACCGTGACCAGCTCGACCGCGCGGCTCCCGGTGCCGACCTTCACGGTCGACTTGGTCGCCTGCAGCTCGCCCGGCTTCAGTTCCTCGTCGGTCAGCCGGACGGCGAGCACCTTGAGCCGCTCGCCACGGAACGTCGTCCACGCCCCCGGTGCCGGGTTGCACCCACGCACCAGCCGATCCACCCGCTGCGCCGGCGCGGTCAGATCCAGCTCCGCGTCCTCGACCGTGATCTTCGGCGCGAGCGTCACACCGTCGGCCGGCTGCTCGCGAGCCTCCAGCACACCGGCCTCGATCCCGTCCAGCGTGTCGACCAGGAGCTTCGAACCCGACACGGCCAGCCGGTGCAACAGATCGCCCGAAGTGTCCGACGGGCCGATCGGCTCGGTCAGTACGCCGAACACCGGCCCCGCGTCGAGGGCCTTCACGATCCGGAACGTGCTCGCCCCGGTGACGTCGTCGCCGGCGATGATCGAGTGCTGCACCGGCGCGGCCCCACGCCACGCGGGCAGCACCGAGAAGTGCAGGTTGATCCAGCCGTGCCGCGGGATGTCGAGCGCGGCCTGCGGCAGCAGACCGCCGTACGCGACGACCGGGCAGCAGTCCGGCGCGATCTCCCGCATCCGCTCCAGGAACGCCGGGTCGCTCGGCTTCACCGGCTTCAGGATCTCGACCCCGCCGAGCTCCTCGGCGTACTGCGCGACCGGTGAGGCGACCAGCTTCCGCCCGCGGCCGGCCGGTGCGTCCGGGCGGGTGACGACGCCGACGAGTTCGTGGCGGCTGGCAACGATCGCCTCGAGTGCGGTGACAGCTGGTTCCGGCGTACCGGCAAAGACGACTCTCACAGGCCAAAACCATTCGTCGGGTGGGGTGAGACCTTGATCTGCGGCGGACCGGCCAGGCCGGACCACTCGGCTTCGCGGATCGCCTTCATCGCCTGCTTGCGGGTCTCCCGGTCGAGGCGGTCGACGAACAGGATGCCGTCCAGGTGGTCGGTCTCGTGCTGGATGCAGCGAGCGAGCAGATCCGAGCCCTCGATCACCACAGGGTCGCCGTACATGTTGAAGCCCTTGGCGATCACCGACTGGGCCCGGCGGCAGTCGAAGGTCAGGCCGGGGATCGACAGGCAGCCCTCGGGGCCGAACTGGT carries:
- the fmt gene encoding methionyl-tRNA formyltransferase codes for the protein MRVVFAGTPEPAVTALEAIVASRHELVGVVTRPDAPAGRGRKLVASPVAQYAEELGGVEILKPVKPSDPAFLERMREIAPDCCPVVAYGGLLPQAALDIPRHGWINLHFSVLPAWRGAAPVQHSIIAGDDVTGASTFRIVKALDAGPVFGVLTEPIGPSDTSGDLLHRLAVSGSKLLVDTLDGIEAGVLEAREQPADGVTLAPKITVEDAELDLTAPAQRVDRLVRGCNPAPGAWTTFRGERLKVLAVRLTDEELKPGELQATKSTVKVGTGSRAVELVTVQPQGKKPMAAADWARGIRLTDDDRLGPPA
- the def gene encoding peptide deformylase — encoded protein: MSVQPIRLFGDPVLITKAEPVVDFDAELRRLVADLTDTMQDAPGSGLAAPQIGVGLRVFTYHVEGELGHLINPELSLSADDQFGPEGCLSIPGLTFDCRRAQSVIAKGFNMYGDPVVIEGSDLLARCIQHETDHLDGILFVDRLDRETRKQAMKAIREAEWSGLAGPPQIKVSPHPTNGFGL